Proteins encoded together in one Miscanthus floridulus cultivar M001 chromosome 16, ASM1932011v1, whole genome shotgun sequence window:
- the LOC136513740 gene encoding DNA damage-repair/toleration protein DRT100-like yields the protein MAVTARLGAVVACVVLAAVAVAPRPAAGILDPVDFLALQAVRRSLDDMPGSEFFDGWDFTTDPCGFPGVFCDGDRVAALALGDPRAGSPGLTGRLDPALGRLSALTELSLVPGRVEGELPASLASCSNLRFLAVSKNLLSGQIPDGFGALSNLRTLDVSFNQISGTIPPSIAALPSITNLILCHNQLTGGVPSFPDSSPLLRLDLKHNALSGGVPTLPVGLQYLSLSANKLTGTVDQVLPRLTRLNFLDLSMNQLEGPIPASVFSLPLSVLQLQRNFFAGLVQPSNDVTIPMVDLSYNRFWGQLSPLLAGVGQLYLNNNRFTGEVPARLVQELVGSGGLQVLYLQHNFLTGIEISPSSSLPSTVSLCLMYNCMVPPVYAPCPIKAGSQNTRPADQCPEWRG from the coding sequence ATGGCGGTGACCGCGCGGCTCGGCGCCGTCGTGGCGTGCGTCGTCTTGGCGGCCGTGGCGGTGGCGCCGCGGCCGGCGGCGGGGATCCTCGACCCGGTCGACTTCCTGGCGCTGCAGGCGGTGCGGCGGTCGCTGGACGACATGCCCGGCTCCGAGTTCTTCGACGGGTGGGACTTCACCACCGATCCGTGCGGGTTCCCAGGCGTGTTCTGCGACGGGGACCGGGTGGCGGCGCTCGCGCTCGGCGACCCCCGGGCGGGGTCTCCGGGCCTGACGGGGAGGCTGGACCCAGCGCTGGGCCGGCTGTCCGCGCTCACCGAGCTGTCGCTGGTGCCCGGGCGCGTCGAGGGGGAGCTCCCGGCGTCGCTCGCGTCGTGCTCGAATCTCCGGTTCCTGGCGGTGAGCAAGAACCTCCTCTCCGGCCAGATACCGGACGGCTTCGGCGCGCTGTCCAACCTCCGGACGCTCGACGTCAGCTTCAATCAGATCTCCGGCACCATCCCGCCGTCCATCGCCGCGCTGCCGTCGATCACCAACCTCATCCTCTGCCACAACCAGCTTACCGGCGGCGTCCCGTCGTTCCCGGACTCGTCCCCGCTCCTCCGGCTGGACCTCAAGCACAATGCGCTCTCCGGCGGCGTGCCCACCCTGCCGGTCGGGCTGCAGTACCTGTCGCTGTCCGCGAACAAGCTCACCGGCACGGTCGATCAGGTGCTGCCCCGGCTGACCCGGCTCAACTTCCTCGACCTCAGCATGAACCAGCTGGAGGGCCCGATCCCGGCGTCGGTGTTCTCGCTGCCACTGTCCGTGCTGCAGCTGCAGCGCAACTTCTTCGCGGGGCTCGTGCAGCCGTCCAACGACGTGACGATCCCGATGGTGGACCTGAGCTACAACCGGTTCTGGGGCCAGCTCTCGCCGCTGCTGGCGGGCGTCGGGCAGCTGTACCTGAACAACAACCGGTTCACCGGCGAGGTCCCCGCGCGGCTGGTGCAGGAGCTGGTGGGCTCCGGCGGCCTGCAGGTGCTGTACCTGCAGCACAACTTCCTGACGGGAATCGAGatatcgccgtcgtcgtcgctcccctccaccgtctcgCTCTGCCTGATGTACAACTGCATGGTGCCGCCGGTGTACGCGCCATGCCCGATCAAGGCAGGGTCGCAGAACACGAGGCCGGCCGACCAGTGCCCGGAGTGGAGGGGCTGA